The nucleotide sequence TGTTGCGTGCGTACGAGCCGGTGATCCGGTTCACCCGCGGGGAGTACTTCTATCCGGTCTCGGTCGAGCGTTACGTGGCGCAGGCTGCGTTGTGGAGCACTCCGCAGGAGGGTGGGTCGCAGATGGTGGCCCGGCCCGGCACACTCGACCTGCCCGGGCTCGTCGCCAGCAGTGCGGTCACCCAGGGGCTGGGCGAGGCACTGTCGGGGATCGCGACGGGGGTGAAGCCCGACCGGCTGACGATCCCGATCAAGGACCGGCCGCCGCGGCTCGAGGGTGGCAGCCGACTGGCCGCCGTGGGCATGTTGGCGCGGATGGTCGATGCGCTCAGCCGGGTGTCGCTGGTGTTCCGGGGCAGTGTGCCGGGCGGCAGTGCGGCGCGCTCGTTCCTGCTGCAGCAGCGCCAATTGGCGCCGGATGAGCCCACCTACTACGGCCGCGTGGTGCGCGACGGGCACTGGATCGTTTGCCAGTACTGGTTCTTCTACGCGTTCAACAACTGGCGCTCGGCGTTCGGTGGGGTCAACGAGCACGAGGCGGACTGGGAACAGGTCACGATCTACCTGGACGGCGCGGGCGAGCCCGGCGCCGATGGCCTGCCCGAACCGCGCTGGGTGGTGTTCTCGGCGCACGACGAGACCGGCGATGACCTGCGGCGCCGCTGGGACGACCCGGATCTGAGCCTGGTCGACGGACGCCATCCGGTGGTGTTCGCGGGGGCGGGGTCGCATTCGGGGGCGTATCTCGCCGGCGACTACCTGATCACGGTCGCGACGCCGACCCTGGGTGGGTTGGTGCGGGTGATGCGGCGGCTCGGGCGGCTGGTGGCGCCGTGGCCGGGCAGCGAGGTGGACGGCGGGCTCGGGATTCCCTACGTCGACTACGCCCGGGGTGACGGTCGCGTCATCGGGGCAGGCGGGGACGCGTGGCACCCGGTGGTGATCAACGAGTCGACCGGGTGGGTGCGCGACTACCGCGGGCTGTGGGGGCACGACACCCGCGACCGGCTCGGCGGCGAGCGGGGTCCGGCGGGGCCGCGCTACGAGCGCGACGGCACGGTGCGCCAGTCGTGGGCCGATCCGGTCGGCTGGGCCGGGCTGGCCAAGGTGGCGCCGAACGCGGACGTCGAGGCGGCGCTGATCGGGGCACGGCTGGCCGAACTGGGGGATCGGTTGTCCCAGTTGGAGTCCGAGGTGGCGCCGGCTCGAGTCGCCCTGGAGCGTTCGGCGGCAGGACTGGCGCCTGCCTCACCCGAGGTGCGCAGCCTCGTCCCCGAGGAGAAGCGGATCCTGGGGATGAACATGGAGATCACGCTGCTGCGGGACGAGCGGGCGCGCATGCAGGCCTCGCTCGGGCAGGCGTCGCCGGTGGCCGATCCGCAGGCACACCTGCGGCATCGACGCACGCCGCTGGAATCGGTCAGGGGGCTGCGCAGCCGGTTGCTCGCCGGGTGGGCGGTCATCAGTACCCCGGTGCTGCTGTACGGGATCAGCGCGATCATCATGCCCACCATCGCGGTGAGCGCGAGCATCACGGCGCTGGTCTGGGTGGTGCTGTTGCTCTCGGTCGAGGGGCTGGTGCGGGGCCGGTTCCTGTCGGTGATCGGGCGGCTGTTCCTGGCCGCGGCGCTGCTGGTGGGGCTGTACTACCTGGTCGTGGACTGGCGCATCGTGCTCGCCTGGACCTTCGCCGGGGCCGCGGCAGTGTTGCTCGCCGTCAATCTGCGGGACGCCCTCAAACGTTGAGGACGGCGCGTCGGCGGACCGGCCCGGTGGACAGGTGGTCGCGGGGTGTATCACGCGGCCCGTTCGGCTCTCCCCAGGGGAAGCAGCCAACCCGGATGGCGGGGCGGCCGAGTGAGGAGTCGTCGTGAGTCGCCCGTCGGTCGCGGATGAGGGTCACGGCATTGAAGGGTTCGAGTGTCTGTGCCAGGAGGCTGAGCGGCCAGTGCCGTCGACGGCGATGAGTTGGTCGTTCTTCATCCGCTCCAACGCCAGGCGAATGGTCTGGTCGGACACTCCCGGTAGGGCGATCCGGATGTCGGAGATGCGGAATACCGCAGGCGCGTGCTCGAGGACATAGTCGCGCACGCGTTGCTGTTTGGTGCCTGTCGATCGGTCGGATGTGGCACGTTGCTCGAAGGCGTCGTAGGCCTGTGCTGTCACGCCCACGAAGTAGCGCAACCACGGCCACGGGTCGTTCTGTTCCTGGTGCCAGCCGTGGGTGGAGTCCAGGAGCGATTGGTAGTACGCCGCTGCGGTCTGGGCTATGAGTTGCTCGATGGAGACGTACCTGCCGACACCGTATCCGGCATCCTCGAGCAAGGCATTGGTCAGGGCGCGCACCACCCGGCCGTTCCCGTCGCTGAACGGGTGGATGGTGAGCAGGTCGAGGGCGAACAGGCCGATCAGGAGCAGGGGATGGTGTTCCTGTGCCCGTCGAGCGGCGTTGAAGCGTTCGACGAGTTCGGCGGTGTAGTACGGCGTCCGATTCGCGGGTACCGGTACGAAACGGACCTCGATGGTCCCGTCGGGTGAGCGATCCACGACGAGGTTGTCGCTGCTCTTGAAGCCTCCACCACCGCCGGGCGTGTGGGAGAACAGCAGCATGTGCAGGTGGAGCAGCAGCCCGACGTTCAATGGGCGCCAGTTCTCCGTGAACAGGTAGTCCAGAGCGGCCCGATATCCGGCGAACTCCTGCTCGCTGCGGTTCCGCAGAGCCGGCGCTCTCCCGGCGATGATCTGCGCTGCCCGGACTCGGTCAGCGACGACGACACCCTCGAGCGCTGACGAAGCGGTGATCGACTCGACCCGCGCCCGATGGGACAGGTCGGTCAGCAGGGTGGGGAGTTGGTTCCGAAAGAGATCCTCACGGCCGCGCCCTGTGTCGATGCGACTCAGGGTGGTCACGACGTGGGATGGAACAACGCCGATGGATCGTTCGAGCACAGTGAAGGACAGCACTGAAACCTCCTAACGCATCACCTAAACATACTAGTCGGCGACAGGAATATGATGTTTAGCCACGATCCGTGGATCGACCTCGGATCCGCCGCCGGACGTCGCCGCGGGCTAGTGGTCGGGCTCCACGGCGGGTCAGGTTGCCTGCAGGGTGAACGGAACGGTGATGACGTGCCCGTTCGTGAGGCGGAACTGCGCCTGCAAGAGCCCCGCATGCCTGCGTGGTCAGGGCCGCGAGTCGATCACGTAGCGCCACCCGAACGCTGATGCGGGTAGGGGACTCGTCAGTGGGCACTCAGGTCTCCCTGGGCCGGACCGAGCAGGGACGCGACGAGGACCTGGGGAGGCGCGGCGCCGTAGGCGGCGGCGTGGACGGCGATGACGTCGGCCAGGCGGGTGTGGTCGCTCAGTCCCAGGGTGAGTGCGTCCCGGCAGATCGTGGCGAGGGCTTCACCCTCTTCGTGGGTGGACATCAGGTCGGACACGATCCGGGGCACGGTACAGACCGGCAGGCCGTCGGTGACTTGCCAGTCCGCGCGGGGCAGTGCACGGACCCGGAGCCGGATGTCGCGGCGGCGTAGTTGCCGCCGCCGGGTGACGTAGACGTCGTGGACGTCGGCGGCCAGGTCGCCCAGGCCCAGGACCAGTGCCGCTGACCGGGCCGCGACGACCGCGTCGGGAGAGCGGCGACGATCCTCGGTGGGACGGGCGGCGCCCAGCTGTAGCCACAGCGCGCGGACCGGGTCACGGTCAGGGTCGACCGGGGCACCTGCCAGCCGGTAGACCCGGGCCGCGGCGGGGACGGGCTCGAGCGCACCGTCAGCGACGAGCCGGCTGATCTCTACCCGCGTCACCCCCAGTGCTCGGGCTTGAGCGGCAGTGATCATGCCCCACTGTCCAGCAGTGACCGTAGACAGCGCTGCCACCGCTGACCCTCTCGACATGCTGTGATCGTATCACTATAGATACGTTCGCAGAAAGTCCCGACCCGAACGTCGGCCGAGGTTTGACAAGTGCCTGGGGATAAGCCCGAGCTCGCGCCGATCAACGCCGAGTCCTGGGCGGGATAACTCCCGCGGCGGCGGAGTGCGGGTGTTGCCCTCGGATCCTGCACACCTCATATACGTCAGCGGTATCTCGATCAGGGAGGGATCATGCGGCGGGTGTCCGGAGGGCTGCAACGAGGTCCATGGGTGCGTGGTCCTCCTGGGCATCGGTGAAGTCGGGATGTCGCCCGGTCGTGACGACCGGGCTGCCTTCGGGCGGGCTGCGAGTTGCACGTTCGGAGCACGCGGCGGGCGGGGCGCTAGGATCTCTGCAGGCTGGCCCTCGTAGCTCAGGGGATAGAGCATCGGTTTCCTAAACCGTGTGTCGGAGGTTCGAATCCTCTCGGGGGCACCAAAGTTCTCATAATCGAACCCCGACCCAAAAGATCATGGTCGGGGTTCGTTGTGTTCATGGTCATCCGGGCGTGGAAGTCCGGGTTGAGCAGCGTGGCGCATGGCTCCAGCAGGTCTGCGCCAGTGACGAGGGGGCCATCCTCGGTGCCATCGATGTAGATCTTGGCGAACATGAACTGGTTGGCTCGGCGACGGACGAGCGGTCCGGCCAGCCGATAGGCGTCGTCGATGTGCGCGAGCAGTCCGAGGGTGCGCACCAGATCCTTCTCGATGTGCTTGTACACGATGACCGAGGTCTCCAGGATCCGCTCGGCTTGGCGTAGGTCCTTGGCGATGCGCTCCTGCTCTTCCCGCGCCAGGTCTTCAGGGATGGAGCCGGTGATGACCCCGCGCGCCAACCGGCGGCGCTCCTCCGTGAGCTGGTTCACGCGGTCGCGTGCCCGTCGGATCTCTGGCATGGCCCGCTCGTTCTGTCGGTCCAACTCGACCCTCAGTCCCTGTTGGACAATCTCCGTCAGGCCGTCGTCCAGTCGCAGGTTCCGCCAGTACCTCTCTACGGCGACCTCGGCGGCTTCGACATCGAGGTATGGCTGCAGGCAGCCACTCTGGCGTTGGTGCCGCCCCAGGCACATGAAGTAGGGGTACTTGCCCTTGGCGAGCGTGAACGACAGCCGGCGGCCGCATTGCCCGCAGAACAGACTGCCCTTGAGGTAGTGCTGGTGGACCCGCTGCTTCTCCCCGGACGCGTCGTGCGCTTTGAGCACTTCTTGGACCCGCTCGAACGTGTCCATGGTGACGAGTGGCAGGTGTCGCCCGGCGTACTCAATGCCGTTGAACGTTACGAAGCCGACGTAGTAGCGGTTCTGTAGCAGTCTGGCGACGTAGGACAGGGCCAGTGAATTGCCCCGACGAGCGCCGCGCTCGGACCGCACCCCTCGCTCGGCCAGTTCCTCAGCGATCATGCGCACTGTCCACTCGCCGGTGGCATATGTCTCGTAGGCCCACTGGATGTGCGGGGCCTTGTCGGGGTCGACGACCACCACCCGGATCTCGCGGCCCTCGATGCGCTGCCGGGTGTTGATGTACCCAATCGGGGCCTTCCCGGGTGTTCCGCCGGTCTTGGCCTTCTGGGTCATGCCCTTGAGCGCCTCGGTGCCGAGGTTGCGGCTGTAGAACTCGGCGATGCCGGCCATGATCGCGTGCAGCAACTGACCGGCCGGGCTCTCGTCGATGTTCTCCTTCACCGACACCAGTTGGGCCCCGCAGGCTTGCAGCTCGAACATCGTGTTGGCGTCGTCGCGGCGGTTGCGGGCCAGCCGGTCGATCTTGTCCAGGATGACGTAGTCAACATCTCGCATCGAGCGGATGCGGTGCATCATCAGCTGGAACTTCGGCCGGTCAGTTGTCTTGGCTGACTCGCCGCGATCCAGGTACTCCTCAAACGACCTCGGCGCCGAGCGCCTCTGCCCGACGCAGGCAGGCCTCGCGTTGCGCAGGCAGCGAGTACCCCTCAGCGTCCTCGTCCTTGTCGGCCTGCTTGGCCGTGGATACCCGCAGGTAGATGACGGCTCGCTTGGTTGGGGTGGGGCTGTTGGCCACCGCCGGGGCGGTGTCGATCAAGGCTTCATTCATGTCACGCTCCTTCACGATGTAGTGGGATTTCGCGTCCACCAGTCCTGTCTGAAGCAGGCGGATGCGGATGGCTCGTCTGGTCACACCGAACCGGCGGGCCAGCACCGAGGCGTCGTGGATGCCCGAGCGCCAGGCGGCGCGCAGCCAGCGGCGAGGTACTAGCAGGCAGCCCGCGAAGTAGTCGGCTGCCTGTTCGCGCAGCTCCGCGGCGTCCTTGGCGTAGACGATCGTCTCCAGCGGGTGATCAAGGATGTGTTTCAGCTCGTGTGCCAGGCTCCAGCGCTGTCTCCCGATCCGGGTTGCGCCGTTGATGATGATCAGCCAACGTCCCCGGCTCCATTGCGTGGCGGCCGATGCGTTGCAGCGGGAGGCTGCCGCGTCCGGTTGGAATCGTTCGACCTGCAGGTGGGGCAGGCTGGCGATCAGGTCCTCAGGTACCGGCGGCCCGCTCACTTCCAGCCATCGCAGCAACGCCTCAGCCTGAGCTTCGGCCGCATCGAGCGCCTCGGCCTTCGACAGGCGGCGCAGCGGCACCAAGTCCCGGATGGCTGCGAGTGCGCTACGCATCCGCGTTCTCCGCATCCCCATCGGTCTTGGCGGGGTGGTACTTGTCGTTGATCAGATCGAAGTGCGCCTGGAGCTGCTGGATCGCCTCGTCGGGCAGGTTGTACTTCGTGCGCAGGTACGGCACGAAGCCCGGCAGTCCGTGGGGATCGACGAAGCCAGCTTCGGAGTAGAGGTCGGCCACCTCGATATCGAGCGCCCGCGCGATCTTGTACAGCTGTCGGGCGGTTGGTGCTCCGACAAGTCCCTTCTCGATGCGCGAGATGTACGAGAAATCCACGCCCGCCTTGGCCGCCAATCCACGCATGGACAGGTTGCGCGCAGACCGAAGTTGTTGCACGTAGGCACCGAGTCTGACGACCTCGTCATTCACGGGTTGTAGGTTCTTTCTAGACATTATTGACCACCTTGATAATTCCTCCGGTCCATTCTTCATCGATTCTATAAGGAATTGTTGCCCTGGTTCCACACCATTCTTCCTAAAGGACAGGCTGTCCTTATCTGGTTAAATTGGAGCATCTGATATTGACTTTGATTGTTGGGTGAGTGCGGGAGGGGAAGCGGTGTCGCTCTCCCTCCCGCACTCGGCGCGCGGCCCGATATCAGGTCGTGCTGGTGCGGCGGCTTCGCCCGCGCGGCTCTGTGCCTGCGGCATCGCTCGCCGTTGCCGGGCCCGCATCAGGAGCCTGCAGTGCCGCTCGCTTCATCGCGGCCTCCTGCTCCATCTCGGCCAGGGCTTTGGTGGCCTGGGCTGCCAGGTCGCCTCCGGCCCGCTTGACCTCGATGAGTGCCAGGACCGCCTGGCGGAGGGTGTCATTGAGCGACAGTTCCTCCAGCGCGGCGATGAGCACCAGTTGCGCGTGCTCCTCGTCGGGCAACCGGACGGCGATGGTCTTGTAGCCGCGTCCGCTTGGTTCGGACATCGGACCTCCTCGGTGGGATTGCAGCCGGCCACCCGGATGGGTGACGCGTTCGGCTGCAGACCGTCGATGAAGCACGGAGCATCATGCCGCCGCCGCGACGGGTGGACCGTCGTCCCTGCCCAGGCCCAGCCGCTGCGCGGCCAGCTGCACGTAGACCGGATTCAGCTCGATGCCGACCCAGTCCCGGCCCAGCTCCTGAGCGACGAGACCGACTGTGCCGGAACCGAAGAACGGATCGAGCACCACGCCGGGCCGGGGATCAACGGCCAGCTCACAATGCGGACCGGCTGTGGCCAACTGGAGCGATCGATCGGGGCCACAGGGCAGGCCACAGTGGCTGCACACCCAGCGTGGGCAGGTGGCCAGGATGGGACGGCGCACGAGCGCGGGCGGGAAGGTTGCGAAGTGCGCGCCCGGGTATCCGCTCGTCGCCAGGCTCCACACATCGCCCGGGTTCTTGCCCAATGGGTGTCCGGCGCGTCCCTCGGCTTTCATGGTCGCCAGGCCGCCCCGGCTGGCGGCCAGCGGCCCGGACCAGCCGCCAGCTGCCTGTTTGTCGGTGCCGTTGCGCTTCGCCGCCCTTTCCCGCGAAGCGCTGCGATGCGCGCGCTCGCGGCGTTCCAGGTCGAAGTGGTAGCTGGGGAGCGGCGCGACAGGCATCGCCTCCACGTCAAGGCCAACCGGTCGCGTACCGAGGTCGGCATGGCGTTCGTCTTCGCCCGATGAGCCTTGTTACGAACGAGCCAGCCGACCACGGCCAACTGCACGAGCAGCCGTTCGGGTGCGGCAGCGGACCCTCCCCTGGCCGGGGCCTACCGCTAACGATCCCGGGGAAACTGTCGCCGAGGTTGAGCCACAGCGCCCCAGTTGGTTTGAGTACCCGGGCGGCCGCTCGTAGCGCGACCGTCAGGGCGGCCGCCCACGCCTCAACCGTCGCCTCCAGGCCAAGCTGCCCAGCCGTGCCGTAGTCGCGCAGGGCGAAGTAGGGCGGGGAGGTCACGACACAGTCGACCGATGAATCCGGCAGTTCGGCGAGCCGGGTGAGGGCGTCGCCGGTGAGGATCTGGTTGCGGGCCAAGTGCTTCATCTAGGCGGCCCCCTGCTTGAGCCGCGCGGTCGCCTCGGACTGGAGCGCCACGACGAAGAGCTGACGCGCCTCCACAGGCAGCTTCGAGATAGCCGACCGCAGTTGGGCCACCCGCGCCTCGTCGGGTGCCAGCCACAGCACGAGTGGGAACAGGCCCGTGCGCACCTGCTCACTGCCGCTCAGCCAGTACCGGCGGTAGACCTGGCACTTGCGGGCCACCACCACCGGCGCCTCGGTACCCATGTCGATCTCGACGAACCAGTGATCGGTGTAGCCGTGGGTCCGCACGATGAGATGGGCGTCGGGCTTGATCACGTTCGGCTGCAATGGTCCCGGGATCGGCCGCCAGCAGAGGGGCTCCCCGGTGAAGCTCATCAACTCAAGATCGGTCTGTCGGGTCGCCGTCGTGAGCGCGACGTACAGATCGGTCACGGCCAACGTGTGCGCCAGAAACGCCTTCCCCCGACCCCACGGCCGCACCCCACGCGCTCCGGCGTCGATCCCGGCCAACCGGGCCCCCGCCACGTCCAGGCCGTACACGCGGCCCTTCGACCCCGCCTGGGCCCCGCCGACGCTACCGGGAATCGTCGCCAGGACACGCTTGCCAGCCAATGCGGTCAGCGATGCCCGAGCCCGACGGGTTGAAACTCCCGCGTAGTGCAGTGTCTGCAGCTGCTGACTGCTCCCCAGACGGACACTCCGCAGTGTGCGGATCACGTCCCAGTCCCGCTCCGTCAGGCTGAGTCGTAGCTTGTGCACGTAGGCGGCGGTGACGTAAGTGGATGAACTCATGACGTCACCTCCGGAGAACGGTATGAAGTCATTTGCAGATCTGCTGGCGAATCCGCCTCTGGCCTGGGGTTTCGTCTCCTCGTTCGTGACGCGAGTGGAACAGCGAGCGGACTAGCGATGGACTGGCTCATGATCGGCCTCCTTCGCGCCCAAGCGGCTTCGATTTGGCGATGGCAGCAGGGCTGTTGCGGTGCCGGGCGTTGATCGCCGCCTCGACCTGGCTCCGGTCCGCTCCGTAGTAACTGCGCGATCGCAACCGCGTCGTTTTGGCTTGACCGGTCTCCGGAGGCGGTGGCAGCGTCACAGCCGTAGCGGGCGGTGCCACCCGAGCTCCCGTGGCCAGCGTCGTCACCACCTCGTACCGACCGAGTGCCTGAAGGTCCGTTGCCTTCACCTGCGGAGCCAACTCCCGGGCCAGCACCCCAGCGTCGTGCGCGGCCACCTGGAAGATGACCCGGCTCCGGGCGTTCGCCAGCACGGCCTCACGCACACTCGTGGGGAGCTGGCCGAGGTGCTGGTGCGCCAGTGTCAGTCCGAGTCCCAGCCCGCGGGCCTGAGCCAGAATCGTCTCGACGCCTGAGGGCAGGTGCAGGTAGTCCTGAAACTCGTCTATGTAGGCGAACGTCGTCGGCCGCTCTGAGGCCGGCAGCACCGCCCGCTTCTGTACCGCCTGCCACAGCCGCGTCACGACGAGGGACCCGAGTAGGGCCGCCGCCTCCTCGCCCAGCAACCCCTTCGACAGCGGCACCAGCACGATGGCCCGCTCTGCGAGCGCACGGTCGAAGTCGAATACCGGCTCGGCCTGTCCGATGATGTTGCGCAGCCGCTTGCGCAGCAGGAAGGTGCGCAGCTTGTTCATGACGGGACCAATCGCGTTCGTCCGTTCCGCGTCACTCAGCGCGTCGAACCAGGCCCAGAATGGTCCCAACGCCACCGGATCATTGATCCGCCCAACGAGCGGCCAGCGGAAGCTCGGGTCCGTCAGTAACAGCGGCACCTCGGCCAGCGTCATCCCGGCACACCGACGAGCGTCAGGAGCGCCGCCCGGAGGATGTCGTCCGTTCGCGGGCCCCAGGAGTCCTTGTACAAGTCGTGGAAGATGCTGACGATCTGGTCGACGACCAATTCCAGTGAGTCGTCGGGACGAGCGAGCAGGTTGAGTCCGACGGGTCGCTCCTCGTCGGCCGGGTCCAGTACAACCACGTCGCCGGTTCGCTCCGGCGGCACCCGGTCGAGCACGTCCCGGACGAGATCGCCCTTGGGATCGACGACGACGACCCCGCGCCCGGCCACCATGTCCTGGCAGATGAGTCCCAACAAGAGCGTCGACTTACCAGCGCCCGTCGGCCCAATGACGTGCAGGTGGCGCAGGCTATCCGGCAGCGACAAGGCCAGCGGCCGTTCGTGGCCGGGGAACGTCGACTGGGCGACGACCCGCCCGTGACTGGGGATCTCCGAG is from Kineosporiaceae bacterium and encodes:
- a CDS encoding helix-turn-helix transcriptional regulator; protein product: MNDEVVRLGAYVQQLRSARNLSMRGLAAKAGVDFSYISRIEKGLVGAPTARQLYKIARALDIEVADLYSEAGFVDPHGLPGFVPYLRTKYNLPDEAIQQLQAHFDLINDKYHPAKTDGDAENADA
- a CDS encoding type IV toxin-antitoxin system AbiEi family antitoxin domain-containing protein, which produces MITAAQARALGVTRVEISRLVADGALEPVPAAARVYRLAGAPVDPDRDPVRALWLQLGAARPTEDRRRSPDAVVAARSAALVLGLGDLAADVHDVYVTRRRQLRRRDIRLRVRALPRADWQVTDGLPVCTVPRIVSDLMSTHEEGEALATICRDALTLGLSDHTRLADVIAVHAAAYGAAPPQVLVASLLGPAQGDLSAH
- a CDS encoding replication-relaxation family protein, coding for MSSSTYVTAAYVHKLRLSLTERDWDVIRTLRSVRLGSSQQLQTLHYAGVSTRRARASLTALAGKRVLATIPGSVGGAQAGSKGRVYGLDVAGARLAGIDAGARGVRPWGRGKAFLAHTLAVTDLYVALTTATRQTDLELMSFTGEPLCWRPIPGPLQPNVIKPDAHLIVRTHGYTDHWFVEIDMGTEAPVVVARKCQVYRRYWLSGSEQVRTGLFPLVLWLAPDEARVAQLRSAISKLPVEARQLFVVALQSEATARLKQGAA
- a CDS encoding ImmA/IrrE family metallo-endopeptidase; this translates as MRSALAAIRDLVPLRRLSKAEALDAAEAQAEALLRWLEVSGPPVPEDLIASLPHLQVERFQPDAAASRCNASAATQWSRGRWLIIINGATRIGRQRWSLAHELKHILDHPLETIVYAKDAAELREQAADYFAGCLLVPRRWLRAAWRSGIHDASVLARRFGVTRRAIRIRLLQTGLVDAKSHYIVKERDMNEALIDTAPAVANSPTPTKRAVIYLRVSTAKQADKDEDAEGYSLPAQREACLRRAEALGAEVV
- a CDS encoding Fic family protein; its protein translation is MLSFTVLERSIGVVPSHVVTTLSRIDTGRGREDLFRNQLPTLLTDLSHRARVESITASSALEGVVVADRVRAAQIIAGRAPALRNRSEQEFAGYRAALDYLFTENWRPLNVGLLLHLHMLLFSHTPGGGGGFKSSDNLVVDRSPDGTIEVRFVPVPANRTPYYTAELVERFNAARRAQEHHPLLLIGLFALDLLTIHPFSDGNGRVVRALTNALLEDAGYGVGRYVSIEQLIAQTAAAYYQSLLDSTHGWHQEQNDPWPWLRYFVGVTAQAYDAFEQRATSDRSTGTKQQRVRDYVLEHAPAVFRISDIRIALPGVSDQTIRLALERMKNDQLIAVDGTGRSASWHRHSNPSMP
- a CDS encoding DUF87 domain-containing protein; this translates as MDAAAVADWRRKHAAPVFMATGRVGVSAGSTDEPGSCGRRVLAAFHTANAPGAHLYRAWWLSRWVVAAMRQHLTPLVATPALLNADELAGLLGVPMSDVALPGLSVGGTPALAPISEIPSHGRVVAQSTFPGHERPLALSLPDSLRHLHVIGPTGAGKSTLLLGLICQDMVAGRGVVVVDPKGDLVRDVLDRVPPERTGDVVVLDPADEERPVGLNLLARPDDSLELVVDQIVSIFHDLYKDSWGPRTDDILRAALLTLVGVPG